The window GtagtttaaagaaaaaattgaaaaaaataccaCAAAGTAGTTACAATTTACGTTCTTAAAATGATAGAATTTCGGTCTTTAAACTTCTACATATGATTATACAAGTGCAAAAATTTAACTCTCAAACTTTGAATAATGGTAAAAATTGAAcacataaataataaaaatttgaatactcaaacttatataaatattatagggatagttgcaaatgcaacacttatattcaaaataatcaagtatataacaatattttaaaaaaattacaaatatagcaaaatttgtcaaaatctatcaatgatagaagtatatcactgatagaccatgagcaaatgttggtctatcactgataaaccataggagtctatcaacgatagaagtctatcactgatagattttgctatatttgcaattttttaaaaatattgttacatagttaataattattctaaaaattgttatccattctaattacccAATATTATAAGCTAAAATTTTTGAGGTCCAATTTGGATAAAATTTCAACAgatcaattttgaaaattaaaagtaTAAGGATATAATTGTAAAtacaaattgaaaattaaaagtaTAAGGATATAATTGTAAATACCAGCTACCTTTATGGTGATTTTTACATTAGTATAAGATAAAATATAATGTTAGGGGAATATCAAAATCTTATTTTcagagtgagagagagagagttcttCCTAGGAATGGATATatgatattatatttatatttatattatatgtaatCTTTGTGGgttgatttttataaatattttaatatgaatGGGAAAAGGACAAAGATAAGAACAGGCCGCTGGGGTTTCGTTTGGTGGCTAATGGACCAGTTAAGGGTCACAGAGGTTTTTGGCTATGAATTGCCGGTGATTAATGGAGCCATATAGGGTCCACTAAATAGTTGCCTTCCACGCCAGAACGGGTCCCACTAAAAGACAATTCTGGATTACTGTGCCTTTCACCTTCTCCTCATTTCAAACCGTTTGCAGACCGGAAACTGATATCTAGACAGTAATGATGAGATCAGGTTTCATTTgctttttaacttttattataacaaaaatagaGAGATTCGAACCATTAACCTTAGAGTCGACCTATTTATATATCAATTGTGCTGGCTAATCTTTTTGTCCGACAATTTCTTAACTTacaaatctctctctctctcccctaACTTGGTCATTTCCTATTGCTTTCATCCCTCTATATATTTCCTTCCTTTGCCCCATCCTTAACAAACCCCTCTCTCTCCATTTCTCTATATTtctcaatctctctctctctagctAAGAGTAAGACACGTCTCTGTCTTCAACTTCATCATCCATTCTGCTGGTTTTTATGAATGGATCATTCAAGTGGACAACACCAAGTAAGGATATCACATTCATTTTTTCAGTACATGGATTTGGATTCAATTCTCAAGATGTCCCTTATcttaacttttaatttatttaatctTACTTTCAGGAAACTCAAGCACAACCATTGGAGAACATGTTGGCTATTTCATGTCCTAAAGTACAGCAAGAAAACAGGAAGCCAATGAGGCCACAACCAGAGCAAGCTCTGAGATGCCCGAGATGTGATTCAACTAATACCAAGTTCTGTTACTACAATAACTACAGTCTTTCCCAGCCAAGGTATTTTTGTAAGTCTTGTAGAAGATATTGGACCAAAGGGGGTACTCTAAGAAATGTTCCTGTGGGTGGTGGATGTAGGAAGAACAAAAGACCATCAccttctacttcttcttcttcatctccttCTTCAAAGAGATCGCATGATCAAGCTGCTAATTCTGGCCGTTTAATGCTCACTGATACCCATCTTCCATCTTTAGCCTTCGAGTCCACTGATTTAAGTTTGGCATTTGCTAAGCTCCAACATCAATCAAATGGGCAGATGGGTCTTTTTGATACAACCCATAAAAGCTTTCAAAATTTGTATTCTGGGTTTGGTACTGGGAGTTCTGGGGAGGTTGAAAATGGTGGATTCCCTCATTTTGAACATTATAACAGCAGCGGTGTTGCATCTACAGCCACTGCTACAGCAATGAAGCAAGAGATGGTTTGTAGTGGAGATCAAAATAATATGGTTTTGTTGGGATTTCCTTGGCAGTTCAACAACAATGGAGATGGAAATTACATGGGTGATCTTGATGCTGGAAGAGAGAGCTGGAATTTTAATGGAAATGGAATAGGTTCATCTTGGCATGGACTTCTCAACAGCCCTCTAGTCTAACGTAAGGTTCTTGGAGTGGATTTATGGTTTTTGACAGAGAACTAAACAAAGCGTACTTGAATTCCCTGTAATATTTTGATCATACCAAACCTATGATCTAGTTATCACTGTTCTGGTTAGAGAAAGCAAAGTCAAAGTTGGATAAGCTCTTTTTTCACTTGTTTATCTGTTCATTCTAATGTGAAATTTTTTCGAGATCTTGGTTACCTGATAAGTCgagaaaatttcaaaattttctaatGTGTTTCCAACTAATACAGTTTCACACCGCCCATGGATTAGTTGCATACATTGTTTAAAAGAAAAGCGTTTAAAAAAACCATT is drawn from Cucumis melo cultivar AY chromosome 11, USDA_Cmelo_AY_1.0, whole genome shotgun sequence and contains these coding sequences:
- the LOC103501912 gene encoding dof zinc finger protein DOF5.3-like, which encodes MDHSSGQHQETQAQPLENMLAISCPKVQQENRKPMRPQPEQALRCPRCDSTNTKFCYYNNYSLSQPRYFCKSCRRYWTKGGTLRNVPVGGGCRKNKRPSPSTSSSSSPSSKRSHDQAANSGRLMLTDTHLPSLAFESTDLSLAFAKLQHQSNGQMGLFDTTHKSFQNLYSGFGTGSSGEVENGGFPHFEHYNSSGVASTATATAMKQEMVCSGDQNNMVLLGFPWQFNNNGDGNYMGDLDAGRESWNFNGNGIGSSWHGLLNSPLV